A window of the Brassica napus cultivar Da-Ae chromosome C5, Da-Ae, whole genome shotgun sequence genome harbors these coding sequences:
- the LOC106438841 gene encoding pseudouridylate synthase 1 homolog: MENQEPKIEESLQDEAPDQEPEQKKLKISTEGDEPALSAAVSGKSGGAERRPPKYKRRKVAIVFAFCGVGYQGMQKNPGAKTIEGELEEALFHAGAVPEADRNKPRQYEWARSARTDKGVSAVGQVVSGRFYVDPPGFVERLNSNLPDQIRVFGFKRVAPSFSSKKFCDRRRYVYLIPVFALDPCSHSEAEMARSDSGYEYVKCVECCEKGYKIPLGVLGKESVDDETKSSEVQSDISSNNCGALKVETNGEKTPNPESKEEMTKSEGKFCYGEKEKERFNRILSYYVGSHNFHNFTTRTKAADPAANRYILSFNANTVITLDGKDFVKCEVVGQSFMLHQIRKMIGLAVAVMRNYAPESVIQTAFKKDVRIVVPMAPEVGLYLDECFFTSYNKRFKVSHEEVSMEEYKEVAEEFKWKHVYSHIGSAEDKDGIVAIWLHSLNERNYPDLRVAEHKPDEVIVYKKIDAASEEMINEEEAAVKENANGAGELLVGSKVNDETSEEKNMEEGSRVEEKATE; the protein is encoded by the exons ATGGAGAATCAGGAGCCCAAAATCGAGGAATCGCTTCAAGACGAGGCTCCTGATCAGGAACCTGAGCAGAAGAAGCTCAAGATCTCTACCGAAGGCGATGAACCAGCTTTGTCGGCTGCCGTATCCGGCAAAAGCGGCGGCGCTGAGCGTAGACCGCCGAAATACAAACGCCGGAAAGTCGCCATCGTGTTTGCGTTCTGCGGGGTAGGGTACCAGGGAATGCAGAAGAACCCCGGCGCGAAAACCATCGAAGGCGAGCTCGAGGAGGCTCTGTTCCACGCCGGCGCCGTACCCGAAGCCGATCGGAACAAGCCACGACAGTACGAGTGGGCTCGATCGGCTCGAACCGATAAGGGAGTGAGCGCGGTGGGACAGGTCGTCTCCGGTCGCTTCTACGTCGACCCGCCTGGGTTCGTTGAGCGGCTCAACTCGAATCTCCCCGATCAGATTCGTGTGTTTGGGTTCAAGCGCGTCGCGCCGTCGTTTAGCTCGAAGAAGTTCTGCGATCGGAGGAGGTATGTGTATCTGATTCCAGTGTTCGCTCTTGATCCGTGCTCGCATAGTGAAGCTGAGATGGCTAGATCGGATTCGGGATACGAGTATGTGAAGTGTGTTGAGTGTTGTGAGAAAGGGTATAAGATCCCACTTGGTGTTTTGGGCAAAGAAAGTGTCGATGATGAGACTAAATCATCAGAGGTTCAGTCAGACATTTCGTCGAACAACTGTGGTGCATTAAAGGTTGAGACTAACGGAGAGAAAACTCCAAACCCAGAATCTAAGGAAGAGATGACGAAGAGTGAAGGCAAGTTTTGTTAtggagagaaggagaaggagaggtTTAACAGAATCCTGAGCTATTACGTTGGTTCACATAACTTCCACAACTTCACCACTAGAACGAAAGCAGCAGACCCAGCTGCGAACCGTTACATTCTCTCCTTCAATGCGAACACAGTGATTACTCTCGACGGGAAAGACTTTGTGAAGTGTGAGGTTGTGGGACAGAGCTTCATGCTTCATCAGATCCGGAAAATGATTGGACTTGCTGTTGCTGTCATGAGGAACTATGCACCTGAATCAGTGATTCAAACCGCTTTCAAGAA GGATGTGAGGATAGTTGTACCGATGGCGCCAGAAGTTGGACTATACCTTGATGAATGCTTCTTCACATCTTATAACAAAAGGTTTAAAGTCAGTCACGAGGAGGTGTCAATGGAAGAGTACAAGGAAGTAGCTGAAGAATTCAAATGGAAGCATGTTTACTCTCATATTGGCTCAGCAGAAGATAAAGATGGAATTGTGGCGATTTGGTTGCATTCATTGAACGAAAGAAACTATCCAGACCTACGTGTTGCTGAACACAAACCAGATGAAGTCATTGTCTATAAGAAGATTGATGCAGCCTCTGAAGAAATGATCAATGAAGAGGAAGCTGCTGTGAAAGAGAACGCTAATGGCGCTGGTGAGCTACTCGTTGGCAGTAAGGTAAATGATGAAACCTCTGAAGAAAAGAATATGGAAGAAGGGTCAAGGGTGGAAGAGAAGGCGACCGAGTGA
- the LOC111198563 gene encoding plastocyanin major isoform, chloroplastic, with protein sequence MHCVISFSPSHHIKLIHLTISQSTQRYQNKKKSKSKPLIFIMASVTSATVAIPSFTGLKSTISKPSAVVRIPTKAATSSSKLTVKSSLKRFGVAAVAAAASIALAGNAMAIDVLLGSGEGALAFVPNEFTIAKGEKIVFKNNAGFPHNVVFDEDEIPSGVDASKISMDEQDLLNAAGETYEVALTEPGTYSFYCAPHQGAGMVGKVTVN encoded by the coding sequence ATGCACTGCGTTATCTCATTTTCTCCCTCTCACCACATAAAACTAATACACCTCACAATTTCTCAATCGACACaaagatatcaaaataaaaaaaaaagtaaatctaAGCCTCTAATCTTCATCATGGCTTCAGTAACCTCAGCCACCGTCGCAATCCCATCGTTCACCGGTCTCAAATCAACAATCTCCAAACCCTCCGCCGTCGTTAGAATCCCCACCAAGGCGGCAACATCATCATCGAAGCTCACCGTTAAGTCATCACTTAAGAGATTCGGAGTCGCGGCCGTAGCGGCTGCAGCTTCCATCGCTTTGGCTGGAAACGCCATGGCGATAGATGTTCTCTTGGGATCAGGAGAGGGAGCGTTAGCTTTCGTTCCCAACGAGTTCACAATAGCGAAAGGGGAGAAGATTGTGTTCAAGAACAATGCTGGATTCCCACACAATGTTGTGTTCGATGAGGATGAGATCCCAAGTGGTGTTGACGCGAGCAAGATCTCCATGGACGAGCAAGATCTACTCAACGCTGCCGGAGAGACGTACGAGGTTGCCTTGACTGAGCCTGGGACCTACAGCTTCTATTGTGCGCCGCATCAGGGTGCTGGTATGGTCGGTAAAGTCACCGTTAACTAA
- the LOC111214003 gene encoding uncharacterized protein LOC111214003 codes for MINGAAWNVEVLSGWAQPNGGTWCGISRNGRVAFLVDAMIFDGLNNCVSLPAEFLQGHMSPQDFANEIATDPLRYTGMTFKLIVADITSNSMFYINKLSATVPHVRTEQVAFGVHILSYSGLDGHLPNDLRLKDFFNEMIDEYKNEEQPSLREIAERFVYDPTEAVEGNKLTSFFVDFEVRELNSNWLPIKEGRYRTTSTTALTVKPTNEVKFYERYLENGEWRDHEVSFNIV; via the exons ATGATAAACGGGGCGGCTTGGAATGTCGAGGTGTTGAGTGGTTGGGCTCAACCGAACGGTGGGACATGGTGTGGTATCTCTAGAAATGGCCGAGTTGCTTTTCTTGTGGACGCAATGATCTTTGACGGTTTAAACAATTGCGTCTCTCTTCCTGCTGAGTTCTTGCag GGCCACATGAGTCCACAAGACTTTGCAAATGAAATAGCTACAGACCCTTTGAGATACACCGGgatgacctttaagctaattgtgGCAGACATAACTTCAAACTCTATGTTTTATATCAACAAATTATCTGCAACTGTGCCACATGTTCGTACAGAACAAGTTGCTTTTGGGGTGCATATCCTTTCTTATTCCGGACTCGATGGCCACCTTCCCAAC GATTTACGTCTGAAAGACTTTTTCAATGAGATGATTGATGAATATAAAAACGAAGAGCAACCATCGCTTAGGGAGATTGCTGAGAGGTTTGTGTATGATCCAACCGAAGCTGTGGAAGGAAACAAGCTAACCTCATTTTTTGTCGACTTTGAAGTAAGAGAACTAAACAGTAATTGGCTTCCGATAAAAGAAGGACGCTACAGAACAACGAGTACAACAGCATTGACCGTGAAACCGACTAATGAAGTAAAGTTCTATGAGAGGTATTTGGAGAATGGCGAATGGAGAGACCATGAAGTATCTTTCAACATCGTCTAG